A part of Kitasatospora acidiphila genomic DNA contains:
- a CDS encoding cation:dicarboxylate symporter family transporter, translating to MSASPTAAGRPAGRGDRTQYLYLAVLAAVVLGVVLGFAAPGFAVQLKPIGTAFVNLIKMMISPVIFCTIVLGVGSVSKAAKVGKVGGLALGYFLVTSTIALALGLLVGNLLEPGSGLHLTQALAKAGHAQAAQGATHTADFLLGIIPTTLVSALTEGQVLQTLLVALLTGFALQAMGAAGAPVLRGVEHLQRLVFRIMSMIMWVAPIGAFGAMAALVGATGVAALKSLAVIMVGFYLTCIVFVVVVLGLLLRLVAGVNVLALLRYLGREFLLILSTSSSESALPRLIAKMEHLGVSRPVVGITVPTGYSFNLDGTAIYLTMASIFISQAMDKPLSLGQQVSLLVFMVIASKGAAGVTGAGLATLAGGLQSHRPELVDGVGLIVGIDRFMSEARALTNFAGNAVATVLIGHWTKELDHDRAHRVLGGDLPFDESALADATAAGADLPPQGGAAPELANA from the coding sequence ATGTCCGCCTCTCCCACCGCCGCCGGCAGACCGGCCGGACGCGGCGACCGCACTCAGTACCTGTACCTGGCAGTGCTGGCCGCCGTGGTGCTCGGTGTGGTGCTGGGCTTCGCGGCGCCCGGGTTCGCGGTGCAGCTGAAGCCGATCGGCACCGCGTTCGTCAACCTGATCAAGATGATGATCAGCCCGGTGATCTTCTGCACCATCGTGCTGGGGGTCGGCTCGGTCAGCAAGGCCGCCAAGGTGGGCAAGGTCGGCGGTCTGGCGCTCGGCTACTTCCTGGTGACCTCGACCATCGCGCTGGCGCTCGGCCTACTGGTCGGCAACCTGCTGGAGCCGGGCTCCGGGCTGCACCTCACCCAGGCCCTGGCCAAGGCCGGCCACGCCCAGGCGGCGCAGGGCGCCACCCACACCGCCGACTTCCTGCTGGGGATCATCCCGACCACCCTGGTCTCGGCGCTGACCGAGGGCCAGGTGCTGCAGACCCTGCTGGTGGCGCTGCTCACCGGCTTCGCCCTGCAGGCGATGGGCGCGGCCGGCGCCCCGGTGCTGCGCGGCGTCGAGCACCTGCAGCGGCTGGTCTTCAGGATCATGTCGATGATCATGTGGGTGGCCCCGATCGGCGCCTTCGGCGCGATGGCCGCCCTGGTCGGCGCGACCGGTGTGGCCGCCCTGAAGAGCCTCGCTGTGATCATGGTCGGCTTCTACCTGACCTGCATCGTCTTCGTGGTCGTGGTGCTCGGCCTGCTGCTGCGCCTGGTGGCCGGCGTCAATGTGCTGGCCCTGCTGCGCTACCTGGGCCGCGAGTTCCTGCTGATCCTCTCCACCTCCTCCTCGGAGAGCGCGCTGCCGCGCCTGATCGCCAAGATGGAGCACCTGGGCGTGAGCCGCCCGGTGGTCGGCATCACCGTCCCGACCGGCTACAGCTTCAACCTGGACGGCACCGCGATCTACCTCACCATGGCCTCGATCTTCATCTCCCAGGCGATGGACAAGCCGCTCTCGCTCGGCCAGCAGGTCTCGCTGCTGGTGTTCATGGTGATCGCCAGCAAGGGCGCGGCGGGCGTCACCGGCGCGGGCCTGGCCACACTGGCCGGCGGTCTGCAGTCGCACCGGCCCGAGCTGGTCGACGGGGTCGGTCTGATCGTCGGCATCGACCGCTTCATGTCCGAGGCGCGCGCCCTCACCAACTTCGCCGGCAACGCGGTCGCCACCGTGCTGATCGGGCACTGGACCAAGGAGCTCGACCACGACCGGGCCCACCGCGTGCTCGGCGGCGACCTGCCGTTCGACGAGAGCGCGCTCGCCGACGCCACGGCCGCCGGTGCGGACCTGCCGCCGCAGGGCGGCGCCGCGCCCGAGCTCGCCAACGCCTGA
- a CDS encoding sensor histidine kinase: MPVRLSSAPRRVLRSLAGQLFAVQVVIVAVVVAGGALPAYLATADQARKTARGQATAVARSVADAPSVRQAVLGPDPTAALEPYAEQVWTDTGVDFVTVMDTHGIRWAHRDPAQIGKPFLGTIGPALRGQTFTETYTGTLGPSVRAVTPVLDDQGRVVALVSAGITVQEISHRLQGPLLALLGVAGGALLVGGVGTYLANARLRRHTHGMGAAELSHLYEYHQATLHSVREGLILLDPAGRVVLCNDAARDLLGCQSADAGAEFGSLGLPQSLVAAVLGPEPVHDEVHLTADRVVLVNTSAIGDQAALGTVVTLRDHTELQALVGELDTVRGFGEALGAQAHEAANRLHAVVSLVELGRHREAVEFATTELALAQRLTDQVVAAVGEPVLSALLLGKAAQAAESGVEFRLTPDSRIDDGVLPPRLPARDLVTILGNLIDNALDAAVEGAAADGAAPEVVVTARAEDGELLLRVADTGPGIAPDAVGEVFRRGWSTKQRTGRGLGLALVAQAARRNGGTVEVGRERGAVLTVRLPLRQAVVAG; the protein is encoded by the coding sequence ATGCCAGTTCGTCTCTCGTCCGCACCGCGCCGGGTGCTGCGCAGCCTGGCCGGGCAGCTGTTCGCGGTCCAGGTGGTGATCGTCGCGGTGGTGGTGGCCGGCGGCGCGCTGCCGGCCTACCTGGCCACCGCCGACCAGGCGCGGAAGACCGCGCGCGGGCAGGCCACCGCCGTGGCCCGGTCGGTCGCGGACGCCCCCTCGGTCCGTCAGGCCGTGCTCGGCCCGGACCCGACGGCCGCGCTGGAGCCCTACGCGGAGCAGGTGTGGACCGACACCGGCGTGGACTTCGTGACCGTGATGGACACCCACGGCATCCGCTGGGCGCACCGCGACCCGGCCCAGATCGGCAAGCCCTTCCTGGGCACCATCGGCCCCGCGCTGCGCGGCCAGACCTTCACCGAGACCTACACCGGCACGCTCGGCCCCTCGGTGCGGGCGGTCACGCCGGTGCTGGACGACCAGGGGCGGGTCGTCGCGCTGGTCAGCGCCGGCATCACGGTGCAGGAGATCAGCCACCGGCTCCAGGGGCCGCTGCTCGCGCTGCTCGGCGTCGCGGGCGGCGCGCTGCTGGTCGGCGGCGTCGGCACCTACCTGGCCAACGCCCGGCTGCGCCGGCACACCCACGGCATGGGCGCCGCCGAACTCAGCCACCTCTACGAGTACCACCAGGCCACCCTGCACTCGGTGCGCGAGGGGCTGATCCTCCTCGACCCGGCCGGGCGGGTGGTGCTCTGCAACGACGCCGCCCGGGACCTGCTGGGGTGTCAGAGCGCAGACGCGGGCGCGGAGTTCGGCTCACTCGGCCTGCCGCAGTCGCTGGTGGCCGCAGTGCTCGGGCCCGAGCCGGTGCACGACGAGGTGCATCTGACAGCTGACCGGGTGGTGCTGGTCAACACCTCGGCGATCGGCGACCAGGCCGCACTCGGCACCGTGGTGACCTTGCGCGACCACACCGAACTCCAGGCACTGGTGGGCGAACTGGACACCGTGCGCGGCTTCGGCGAGGCCCTCGGCGCGCAGGCGCACGAGGCCGCGAACCGGCTGCACGCCGTGGTCTCGCTGGTCGAACTGGGCCGCCACCGCGAGGCCGTGGAGTTTGCCACCACCGAACTCGCGCTCGCCCAGCGGCTCACCGACCAGGTGGTGGCCGCGGTCGGTGAACCGGTGCTCTCAGCCCTCCTGCTGGGCAAGGCGGCACAAGCGGCCGAGAGCGGCGTGGAGTTCCGCCTGACCCCGGACAGCCGGATCGACGACGGCGTGCTGCCGCCCCGGCTGCCGGCCCGCGACCTGGTGACCATCCTCGGCAACCTGATCGACAACGCCCTGGACGCCGCCGTCGAGGGCGCCGCGGCGGACGGCGCCGCGCCCGAGGTGGTGGTCACCGCCCGCGCCGAGGACGGTGAACTGCTGCTGCGGGTCGCGGACACCGGGCCCGGGATCGCCCCGGACGCGGTCGGTGAGGTCTTCCGGCGCGGCTGGTCCACCAAGCAGCGCACCGGGCGCGGCCTCGGCCTGGCCCTGGTCGCCCAGGCCGCCCGGCGCAACGGCGGCACCGTCGAGGTCGGGCGGGAGCGCGGCGCGGTGCTGACCGTCCGACTGCCGCTGCGCCAGGCCGTGGTGGCGGGGTGA
- a CDS encoding VOC family protein, translating to MSKVQPIPDGYPRLCPYVFVRRAAEAIEFYTSVLGFEQRGDRLTGPDGRIGHAELAAGDSVLMIADEHPEVGARSPQTVGGSPVLLNLYVADVDAVWAAALAAGALELRPLKNQFYGDRSGTFEDPWGHRWTVASHVEDVSPQQMAARAKAAMGGN from the coding sequence GTGTCCAAGGTCCAGCCGATCCCGGACGGCTACCCGCGCCTGTGCCCCTACGTCTTCGTCCGGCGCGCCGCCGAGGCCATCGAGTTCTACACCTCGGTGCTCGGGTTCGAGCAGCGCGGCGACCGGCTGACCGGCCCGGACGGGCGGATCGGGCACGCAGAGCTGGCGGCCGGCGACTCGGTGCTCATGATCGCCGACGAGCACCCGGAGGTGGGCGCGCGCAGCCCGCAGACGGTCGGCGGCTCACCGGTGCTGCTGAACCTCTACGTGGCGGACGTCGACGCGGTGTGGGCCGCCGCGCTGGCCGCCGGCGCGCTCGAACTGCGGCCGCTGAAGAACCAGTTCTACGGCGACCGGTCCGGCACCTTCGAGGACCCGTGGGGTCACCGCTGGACCGTGGCCAGCCATGTCGAGGACGTCTCGCCGCAGCAGATGGCAGCCCGCGCCAAAGCCGCGATGGGCGGTAACTGA
- a CDS encoding helix-turn-helix transcriptional regulator — protein sequence MAALPPARHLLRAKDLADARYAEPLAVADLAAAAGLSRAHFSRAFRQAFGESPHVYLLTRRLERAASLLRTTDRPIARICFDVGLNSLGSFTTSFTRMYGRSPAAYRAAYPPAADYALVPGCVLRAYGRPQHRTFREDGADGPVIG from the coding sequence ATGGCAGCTCTCCCGCCCGCCCGCCATCTGCTGCGGGCCAAGGACCTCGCCGACGCCAGGTACGCCGAGCCGCTCGCGGTGGCCGATCTGGCGGCGGCGGCCGGCCTGTCCCGCGCGCATTTCAGCCGGGCGTTCCGGCAGGCCTTCGGCGAGTCCCCGCACGTCTACCTGCTCACCAGGCGCCTGGAGCGGGCCGCCAGCCTGCTGCGCACCACCGACCGGCCGATCGCCCGGATCTGCTTCGACGTGGGCCTGAACAGCCTGGGCTCCTTCACCACCAGCTTCACCAGGATGTACGGGCGCTCGCCGGCCGCCTACCGCGCCGCCTATCCGCCGGCCGCCGACTACGCCCTGGTCCCGGGCTGTGTGCTGCGCGCCTACGGCCGCCCGCAACACCGCACGTTTCGAGAAGACGGCGCCGACGGCCCGGTCATAGGTTGA
- a CDS encoding Mut7-C RNAse domain-containing protein — MEKPQITIGFAADLQVFLAAAQRREQSVVRVDGVSTLGHVVESLGVPLTEVGELLVDDRPVRPGHIPAQGERVAVRGVERPQRLPGPARFLLDVHLGTLARRLRLLGVDAAYENLDIGDAALATRSAAEQRVMLSRDRGLLRRRELWAGAYIYSHRPAEQLRDVLSRFTPALAPWTRCTACNGLLEQTAKAAVQERLAHGTERNYDAFAQCTDCGQVYWRGAHHARLDAIVEEALREYA, encoded by the coding sequence TTGGAGAAGCCGCAGATCACCATCGGCTTCGCGGCCGACCTGCAGGTGTTCCTCGCCGCCGCCCAGCGCCGCGAACAGTCGGTGGTCCGGGTGGACGGCGTGTCCACGCTCGGCCATGTGGTCGAGTCGCTGGGCGTCCCGCTGACCGAGGTCGGCGAGCTGCTGGTGGACGACCGGCCGGTCCGCCCGGGGCACATCCCGGCGCAGGGCGAGCGGGTCGCCGTGCGCGGCGTCGAGCGGCCGCAGCGGCTGCCCGGCCCGGCCCGCTTCCTGCTCGACGTGCACTTGGGCACGCTGGCCCGCCGGCTGCGCCTGCTCGGCGTGGACGCTGCCTACGAGAACCTCGACATCGGCGACGCCGCGCTGGCCACCCGGTCGGCCGCCGAGCAGCGGGTGATGCTCTCCCGCGACCGGGGGCTGCTGCGCCGCCGCGAGCTGTGGGCCGGTGCGTACATCTACAGCCACCGCCCGGCCGAGCAGCTGCGCGATGTGCTGTCCCGCTTCACGCCCGCCCTCGCGCCGTGGACCAGGTGCACGGCCTGCAACGGCCTGCTGGAGCAGACCGCCAAGGCGGCGGTGCAGGAGCGGCTGGCGCACGGCACCGAGCGCAACTACGACGCCTTCGCCCAGTGCACCGACTGCGGCCAGGTCTACTGGCGCGGCGCCCACCACGCCCGGCTGGACGCGATCGTCGAGGAAGCCCTGCGCGAGTACGCCTGA
- a CDS encoding S41 family peptidase: protein MGITTDQIIEAALGRLTAEYIFEDQAEQIAALVRGRLAEGAYERLAGEALCEAVTADLQRTNGDKHLRLLWSDEAQELDDAGEEDEDFFAELARAENQGIRRVERLAGDIGYIETTLVAEPGDGAPMISAAMALIANTKALILDLRANRGGSTYGMAYWCSYLFPGGEAVHLTDVHRRTTGLTQQFWTTPYLPGERYLDRPVYVLTGPVTFSGAEDLAYNLKARGRAVLVGESTRGGAHPTGYYPLSEHISVTVPYARSINPVTGGDWEGTGVTPDIAVSAEQAFEVAYQDALEKVADS from the coding sequence ATGGGGATCACCACTGATCAGATCATCGAAGCCGCGCTGGGCCGGCTGACCGCCGAGTACATCTTCGAGGACCAGGCCGAACAGATCGCGGCCCTGGTGCGCGGCCGGCTGGCCGAGGGGGCGTACGAGCGGCTGGCCGGCGAAGCGCTGTGCGAGGCGGTGACCGCGGACCTCCAGCGGACCAACGGCGACAAACACCTGCGCCTGCTGTGGAGCGACGAGGCGCAGGAGCTCGACGACGCGGGCGAGGAGGACGAGGACTTCTTCGCCGAGCTGGCCCGTGCCGAGAACCAGGGCATCCGCCGGGTGGAGCGGCTCGCGGGCGACATCGGCTACATCGAGACCACGCTGGTGGCCGAGCCCGGCGACGGCGCGCCGATGATCTCCGCGGCGATGGCGCTGATCGCCAACACCAAGGCGCTCATCCTCGACCTGCGGGCCAACCGCGGCGGCTCGACCTACGGCATGGCGTACTGGTGCAGCTACCTGTTCCCGGGCGGCGAGGCCGTGCACCTGACCGACGTGCACCGGCGCACCACCGGGCTCACCCAGCAGTTCTGGACCACGCCCTACCTGCCGGGCGAGCGCTACCTCGACCGCCCGGTGTACGTGCTGACCGGCCCGGTCACCTTCTCGGGCGCCGAGGACCTGGCGTACAACCTCAAGGCCAGGGGCCGTGCCGTGCTGGTCGGCGAGAGCACCAGGGGCGGGGCGCACCCGACCGGTTACTACCCCCTCAGCGAGCACATCAGCGTGACCGTGCCGTACGCCCGGTCGATCAACCCGGTGACCGGCGGCGACTGGGAGGGCACCGGCGTGACCCCGGACATCGCCGTGTCCGCCGAGCAGGCGTTCGAGGTGGCCTACCAGGACGCGCTCGAGAAGGTCGCGGACTCCTAA
- a CDS encoding response regulator: MIEVLVVEDDRVAADAHTLYVNRAPGFRTAGTVHSARDALRFLERNRIDLVLLDLHLPDGHGLQLCQRLRAAGNEVDVIAVTSARELATVRQAVAIGVVQYLLKPFSAATIQDRLERYARYRASLARTGEASGQDEVDRAFAALRSTERSTLPKGLSAETLDAVARVLRAADGSLTAAAAGTAAGVSRITARRYLEHLVDTGQAVREPRYGQVGRPELCYRAR, encoded by the coding sequence ATGATCGAGGTCCTGGTGGTGGAGGACGACCGGGTCGCGGCGGACGCGCACACCCTCTACGTGAACCGGGCGCCCGGCTTCCGCACGGCGGGCACCGTGCACTCGGCGCGGGACGCGCTGCGCTTCCTGGAGCGGAACAGGATCGACCTGGTGCTGCTCGACCTGCACCTGCCCGACGGGCACGGCCTCCAGCTCTGCCAGCGGCTGCGCGCCGCCGGGAACGAGGTGGACGTCATCGCCGTCACCTCCGCCCGCGAACTGGCCACCGTGCGGCAGGCCGTCGCGATCGGTGTGGTGCAGTACCTGCTCAAGCCGTTCAGCGCGGCCACCATCCAGGACCGGTTGGAGCGTTACGCCCGCTACCGGGCCTCGCTGGCCCGGACCGGGGAGGCGTCCGGGCAGGACGAGGTGGACCGCGCCTTCGCCGCACTGCGCAGCACCGAGCGCAGCACGCTCCCCAAGGGCCTGAGCGCCGAGACCCTGGACGCGGTCGCCCGGGTGCTGAGGGCGGCCGACGGGAGCCTGACGGCCGCGGCGGCGGGCACGGCGGCCGGGGTCTCCCGGATCACCGCGCGCCGCTACCTGGAGCACCTGGTGGACACCGGCCAGGCCGTCCGGGAGCCGCGCTACGGGCAGGTCGGGCGGCCGGAGTTGTGCTACCGGGCGCGCTGA
- a CDS encoding VOC family protein, whose product MTIKIATAQLWVHDQEVALDFWTNKVGFEVRADVTLPELGNFRWLTVGPVGQDDISVCLMAVPGQPVMDDQTREQVLDVVGKGFANAVFLSTDDCDAAYAELSGRGVDFVDKPEDRPYGRDCGFRDPSGNQIRLTQLFELPNQ is encoded by the coding sequence ATGACCATCAAGATCGCCACCGCCCAGCTGTGGGTGCACGACCAGGAGGTCGCCCTGGACTTCTGGACCAACAAGGTGGGCTTCGAGGTCCGCGCCGACGTCACCCTGCCCGAGCTCGGAAACTTCCGCTGGCTCACCGTCGGCCCGGTCGGCCAGGACGACATCTCGGTCTGCCTGATGGCCGTGCCCGGCCAACCGGTCATGGACGACCAGACCCGCGAGCAGGTGCTCGACGTGGTGGGCAAGGGCTTCGCCAACGCGGTCTTCCTCAGCACCGACGACTGCGACGCCGCCTACGCCGAACTGTCCGGCCGTGGCGTCGACTTCGTCGACAAGCCGGAGGACCGCCCGTACGGCCGCGACTGCGGGTTCCGCGATCCGTCGGGCAACCAGATCCGGCTGACCCAGCTGTTCGAGCTGCCCAACCAGTAG
- a CDS encoding SPFH domain-containing protein, with the protein MLFWHVPAPNEALLISGSKRQAQDTQFRIVTGHGSFVMPVKQKARMLSLALREAEIAEDCVTQQGIRLTVRAVTVFKVGDDHLSIANAARRFLAEQARMEELVGRIFAGHLRSIIGGLTVEQIIRERDRVAQEVKAGSHTEMEKLGIVVDALQIQEIEDATGYITNLAAPHAAAVASQARIAQARADQEAAQREQEAAALKAQYERDTAIKRAGFVAETEQANAAASQAGPLAQARATQEVIEEQTQLARRQADLAAQRLEAEVRRPADAEAYKQRTLAEAQRDRAKFEAEGDAYRRTTLATAEAQAVRVQADGAAYAERTTADAQAAANNARAESLRGGAQELIAANRVVENLPALVDAAARGLAGANLTVLNGSEGLAQVATGIVGQGLAIFDALKQVTPRGGEVARPDASKGEGEPG; encoded by the coding sequence ATGTTGTTCTGGCACGTTCCGGCGCCCAATGAGGCGTTGCTGATCTCCGGGTCCAAACGGCAGGCCCAGGACACCCAGTTCCGGATCGTCACCGGACACGGCAGTTTCGTGATGCCCGTCAAGCAGAAGGCGCGGATGCTGTCGCTGGCGCTGCGCGAGGCGGAGATCGCCGAGGACTGCGTCACCCAGCAGGGCATCCGGCTGACGGTGCGGGCCGTGACGGTGTTCAAGGTGGGTGACGACCACCTCTCCATCGCCAACGCGGCGCGGCGCTTCCTCGCCGAGCAGGCCCGGATGGAGGAGCTGGTCGGCCGGATCTTCGCGGGCCATCTGCGGTCCATCATCGGCGGGTTGACGGTGGAGCAGATCATCCGGGAGCGGGACCGGGTGGCGCAGGAGGTCAAGGCCGGCAGCCACACCGAGATGGAGAAGCTCGGCATCGTGGTGGACGCCCTGCAGATCCAGGAGATCGAGGACGCCACCGGCTACATCACCAACCTGGCCGCCCCGCATGCCGCAGCCGTCGCCAGCCAGGCGCGGATCGCCCAGGCCCGGGCCGACCAGGAGGCCGCCCAGCGGGAGCAGGAGGCGGCCGCGCTCAAGGCGCAGTACGAGCGGGACACCGCGATCAAGCGGGCCGGCTTCGTGGCCGAGACCGAGCAGGCCAACGCGGCGGCATCGCAGGCCGGGCCGCTGGCCCAGGCCAGGGCCACCCAGGAGGTCATCGAGGAGCAGACCCAACTGGCCCGCCGTCAGGCCGACTTGGCCGCCCAGCGGCTGGAGGCCGAGGTGCGCCGGCCGGCTGACGCCGAGGCCTACAAGCAGCGCACCCTCGCCGAGGCGCAGCGCGACCGGGCCAAGTTCGAGGCCGAGGGTGATGCCTACCGGCGCACCACACTGGCCACGGCGGAGGCCCAGGCGGTGCGGGTGCAGGCGGACGGCGCTGCCTACGCCGAGCGGACCACCGCCGATGCGCAGGCCGCCGCGAACAACGCGCGGGCCGAATCGCTGCGGGGCGGCGCCCAGGAGCTGATCGCGGCCAACCGGGTGGTGGAGAACCTGCCCGCGCTGGTGGACGCCGCCGCCCGCGGCCTGGCGGGCGCCAACCTGACGGTGCTCAACGGCAGCGAAGGCCTGGCCCAGGTGGCGACCGGGATCGTCGGCCAGGGCCTGGCGATCTTCGACGCCCTCAAGCAGGTCACCCCGCGCGGCGGCGAGGTGGCCAGGCCGGATGCGAGCAAGGGTGAGGGTGAGCCGGGTTAG
- a CDS encoding NAD(P)H-binding protein, whose amino-acid sequence MRIVIAGGHGQIARRLERLLSARGDEVAGIIRKPEQSGDLEAAGAEPVLCDLEAASVDEVAGILRGADAAVFAAGAGAGSGVARKDTVDRGACALFADAAEAAGVRRFLVVSSMGADAAAPDGADPVFGAYLRAKGAADDDVRARERLDWTILRPGMLTDAPGTGQVTLAERTGRGAVSRDDVAAVLLALLDEPGTAGRTLELIGGAVPVAGAARQAAGN is encoded by the coding sequence ATGCGCATTGTCATCGCGGGTGGACACGGTCAGATCGCGCGGCGCCTGGAGCGGCTGCTGAGCGCGCGGGGAGACGAGGTCGCCGGGATCATCCGGAAGCCGGAGCAGTCCGGGGACTTGGAGGCGGCGGGCGCCGAGCCGGTGCTCTGCGACCTGGAGGCGGCCTCGGTCGACGAGGTCGCGGGCATCCTGCGCGGTGCGGACGCCGCGGTGTTCGCGGCCGGCGCCGGCGCGGGCAGCGGCGTGGCCCGCAAGGACACGGTCGACCGGGGCGCCTGCGCGCTGTTCGCGGACGCCGCCGAGGCCGCCGGGGTGCGGCGCTTCCTGGTGGTCTCCTCGATGGGCGCCGACGCGGCCGCGCCGGACGGTGCCGACCCGGTCTTCGGCGCCTACCTGCGGGCCAAGGGCGCGGCGGACGACGACGTGCGGGCCCGCGAGCGGTTGGACTGGACGATCCTGCGCCCCGGCATGCTGACCGATGCGCCCGGCACCGGTCAGGTGACCCTCGCCGAGCGGACCGGGCGGGGCGCGGTCTCGCGTGACGACGTGGCCGCGGTGCTGCTCGCGCTGCTGGACGAGCCGGGGACGGCCGGGCGGACCCTGGAGCTGATCGGCGGCGCCGTCCCGGTGGCCGGCGCGGCGCGCCAGGCGGCAGGCAACTGA